The sequence atctgacttgtcaaattaccagaatacctcgaaaaagaccgaatcattatgaaaatattttcttgatagtttagaggttaaatagaatgaaagagttatgtaacatggtttataatgagggtatgatctgtgaacctttatcacgtttcattagaaactcagcatgacttactgtaatataatcacgttgatcaagtgtcattatattatactaactcatgcttcagttcccaacaccacttcaaaaatattcatattttaaactcgaaggtttcagaatttagaaactaaaatagtttcttttatgatgttacacagatatcgcaaggagaaaattgatttccgataagaatgattatggaattatctccagaaatatggaggatatttataatgaaagatacgatgatatcttagaatttctaatatcagaggatgatgaagaatattgtccgcaagagtttagattcgaaagcaaggtgttcgttaatggcttcagcagatactgaataatttggattctttgaaggcaggtttagtatttgtgatttatccacagcctccttcatactttgctcaatccgttttccagttccaaaccttctctttttctgagctttgccaacacactattctttatcatcaaacttttggctgttaaggtcgtttacagtttttgctgcttcatcagcattcaaagttatcataaccgaatcgttggttatcaatccgaggtgttttcaaaagtttgaagggtttgcatgaagattgtaattgtcaagatacatatgatgttctagaattttgaacgatacaattttttttccttttttctgggtttatgaatagaagtgatgttctagcacagttttgaagtcaaagtatagcatttgaaagatgtaagaatataagagtgatgttttctgttaaatcttggcttggattctgatttttcaaaatcagaatatgtaattgaatttgtatggaaacgattgtatatctctgtgagcatagttaataatttttgaatcaaagttgaagaatgtacagtataacatattaattgtgaacttatatatttctcgagtattacctacccgttaaagatttcacagttaatactttgtacaaaagaatttttttttattaccgtctttatgaaaatatatgtatgtatattttcttcagatgtaatacagatttgatgagttaatatcatattaagctcatttgatttttgaattgaatgaataatctctaaaacattaaggattacataatcttcgcggagtatttcactaatgaaatcaatacttcattatttattcttattcctcagtgaaggatgttgatgctcgtggaattcttatgaacttcataagatataaatgatgttttctagaaagtttcgagtacatcgaagataaaagtgtaaaatcaaacatgtaattgattaatacactaagttcattatgaaatggaattcattgagttgaaacagatatttgtagttaacgatggttaagttgttaacgaaggatgtacatcatagcatattagtaatatgaattaaccgagtagtatctaccccttaaaattcacacgtaatagcttagtacgaaaagattcatgatggttttaaaatttatatatataagatatacatataaattctttagatgaattgagttattacttcataactcattgatacaatatactcgttgttgactcgtaatgatgtccacagtgctttcttgaactgacggagcttgtgatgttagaggtgctgctgattctgacgatgttgacagcactgactgtgctggtgaggctaagggtactgttgatgctgttggtaaaacaagtctagcttgtatcttacaccattcggataagggtttctactctgtctaatttagggttaaggctagaatagataatctctaaactttagaaattacataatcgccgtagaatgtttctccgatgaagttatgaatccatacttcatcgtttgtcattgctggtacttcttggtacctatggtgcgtatgatgttgatatccgaggtacaaattgtgatgttgaggcgtgtgatgtgaatgtggttgttggtggtggtaatgatcctgttggtgtggatgatggtggtaccggttatgctgcgggtgctgctgctggtgttcgtaacccttgcaccatattctccaaagtcactacccgagcatgaagctcgttgacttcttctattataccgggatgatcggtggttcggacaatcggataaataagatttataatatgggatagtatataatcatgatgagatactctggaaatgagagagaaaatagtattacgaataggttcgccggtaagtgcttcaggttcttcgccaagaggtgaatgtgatggatggaagggatcaccttcttcttgtctccaatgattaagtaggctacgaacccatccccaattcatccagaataggtgatggctgattggttgatccattccggttacactttcttcagagtttaggtgaatatccatatcggaatagctgtcggaatttaaggaatttgaactagatacgggatccatcttgtataattagagagatgatttttgatatgaaatagattatagaatttgattggtactcttcaatacataatttacatatgtatatataataccaaaatcccgtaaattacggagaaattttcggaagatggcagtcaaagtttactataatagatatgtcaagatatgaattttgtctatacattatctatgcaatcaatgcaataagacgcttttagacttaagatgatagacaggtaatttctgacaagaaatgataagcaaaacttttgacatgcagacacagtcgaagtccagacttactaatgcatcctaacaactatcagttagacacacttatgcaagacctggttcactaggaccaacgctctgataccaactgtgacgatcgctccaaatccatatggatgaacacgtcattcattgatccatataccctatggatccatatactactactcgcgcccaccagttcttataaccggcagttactagttaccaaagctaagggattttcggttcaaactcagtgtagaatttagtatgtacttgtatccattgcgtttaaaaaataaagtgtatgtattctcagcccaaaaatatagattgtaaaagcaattaaaaagggagcaaatgaaactcaccttagtagcacataaggtcattcatcaaaaagtgaccgtaactcggaatgcaagattaaccgtagatctcaacctagagaacatatgttggtcaatacaacaacaacaacaacaacaacaacaaaactcaataccacatgagtggtgtatgggggaggtgagatgtagacaatccttcccctatcctagaataaaaacaagtcatttctccacccagagtgaaacactctcaaaagtagagaaagtcatccctctctctattcgacggataaagagattgcttccgagtggacctccggccaattagtaggaaatttttttttaaaagtaaaataaaattaaaaataaaattgagacgccatgaaaatggtagaatcaaatttccatgggttttaaatcctgcctggaattcaatttaggctctaaacggcagtcaagacgccaataaatcgacgcttgatgTTGACTGAAAAATAGAGCcgaatatgttggtcaatacatgtctaataaactaggttgagttatagtgtatcacaatcctaatgctcgagattgacatacaaaagttatcaaaagtcatttcaaaaagtcaattttgacaattgttcaacaaaacgagacgtgccttatataaggattcatttacttggctagtagtattttatcaatctcataaacaggttgcttaaatattaattgcagattcaaaagcaattccaattaacgttaattataatccagttgatcatatcttttgattcgttcatcgaaattacgcgatttctaaatgaaaagttattgatttttcgccagctttccgaaaacatgtatatcatataccttttaccagtaatatatgtatttaattcgcgattcattataaattgtttaacgacgaaatttagcatacaagcatttacaaatatatactcgagcactagatatgtatacactattaatataaaaagataagatatgaatgctcacgtatcaatattgagattcaatattgcaggaaagtacgtagacgcaacagagatgataaatactagatttgacttgcgaacaatacccatgaacattacccataacctccatagctataacccataatttccttagttctatcccgtttgaagcttgttttgaaagtgacacgctcatgacctcgtcgtaatattttatgtataatattactaaaaatattaagattaataataataataataatcttaataataataataataataataataataataataataataataataataataataataataataattattattattattattattattataataaataaatacttacggagtaatatgtgtaaaaaaaaacatgcgcaagaaacctggtatttatagccataattcctgattctgatgcccatgcgagtgcatgggattttagtgcaaatctcaagcacttgcatgagctcatgcactcgcatgggttttatgcttatttcccatgggatcgcatggccgtcagatccagctcacatattttttgttttcttgtttgtcgacataattaaatataatataaataatatatataatttaaataattaattatatattatattaaattcatgtgcatagttgacttgtaattttcgttccgatgactcgtacgttgtcactcgacttatgtcccggtttcggtttctcgaacgcattttcgtacgcttagaaaactcgcaatttacgttttgtgactcgtacctttgtcaaaatatagtcttaaattatcaataaactatatcattcaaagtgtatcttaaactttcgagtgttttggtcatttacttctataaatcattgtctcgctatttgttgatatatatatataataacaaatcgttttatgaccaagttaatatatattttcaacattcataaacacgttttaaatatacgtcgcaagttattcatacaattaatattccaacttatcatatatattcaaataaatatttaaaccaataattttaatgtacgctattaaacaattaatacattgttatgttttcaagttatagtatatatatatgtatctatatacatataattgttcgcgaatcgtcgagaacaaccgaaaggtatttgaatagttcaaaaattttgagattcagttttacagactttgcttatcgtgtcggaaatgttaataatacaaagattaagtttaaatttggtcagaaatttccgggtcatcacaaatgttTTCACAAAGCAACATGTAAAGGTGAACTATTCACAACGATGGGTAGAGATGAAAATAATCAAATTTATTTAATAGCATGGGTCGTAGTTTGTGTGAAAAATAGAGACTATTGGCGCTGGTTCCTTTCTTCATTGCCTAATGATCTTGATTTGGGCAATAGAGAGTATCTGACTACCATATCTGATGGTCATAAGGTATGTTATTTATCCATTAGTATGCTCGTagttattaaacattacataatttCACACTTTAATTGATGGGGTTAATACTTGATGATCTTAACATGGAAGTGTACTATGGACTTTGTTGGAGTGTTCCATTCTGGATGGAGAAATGACGTCTCTTTATTTTAGGATAGAAGAAGAATTGTCTACAGCTCACCTCTTCAGTATCTCACGAGCACGAGATGAAGTATCGTTGTTGCTGTTGTACCGTGGACTCTATATAACTTATACTCACTTTGTCCCATAATATGTccaccaagaaaaaaaaaattagatttaTGATAGATTGATGAATTGATAATTTTATACTTGTATTTAAAGTAAGTGTGACTAAACTTTATTAAGAAGTAAATGATTAAGAGTAATTAAATAGCATAAAATAAGAAGTTTAATATTTTTTATCGATTATTTCTCGTAAGaaacatatttaaaaaaaaaaaaggcccAACATATTAAGGTCAACAATTAAAatgaactagtgaaatgacccgtgaaatcgcgagtttgtttaaacgaaacagtttaatgatatgttttaggtattaagtgaacgtaaatgttaaagtcatttagtttaatgacccgtggaatcacagagTCCGAGTAAGAAACTCGtcatgaacatttcatcaaacacctaaaatttatattaaacaattcacattcaatcataagagataatattggttgtcattttataataaaagtgtaaattaaaatataaatttagaattggtttccttctgcttagcttttatacattctcgtacccaattcaaaataattaattaaaataattcaaaattatttaattataataattaaaataattattaataagatttaataataataataattaattaataatatttaattttaattcaaaattatttagattaataacAGCACCCACCAtgcttaaatttttttcttttgttttttaaatttttttaacaaatgaattaacctaataatgacatcatcattttaaaattttaatagaaactatagatagatagatgtgTATTTTTTTTCACTGACACGTTTTATTAAACACTTGCAAAATATGTGTATTTTTTTAAAggcaaaataataataattattaatatggaAACTGTTACATTACGAAGCATGCGATAGCATACTTGCAAATAAGCGAAAAAGCCGAAACTACTTTACATAGAGACTATCGAAATTGAACATGAATACATGAGTGATTAGCAGTTGTTTTGAGGTTAGCCAGCGACATCGAACGAATTGGGATTTAACAACCATTGGTTCCAATCGAGAGTGAGTTTTTTCGATCGTTTCGAGATCCATTCGTATGATTTTACTTGAATCTCATTTAGAGACATCGGCCCGTTTCCTTTTTTCTTTTGAAATAGAGCGAGATTTCGATTTTTCCAAATCATATATCCGACTGCCCACTCAACGGCCTGCCATACTCTCGATTTGTTGCCTGATGTGGATACACTTTTCCTTCCCATAAATGCTTCTGCCAAGTTCGAACGAGGCACATTAACTAGGCTCCAGTAACGGTACACTCTCCCACAGATCCTTTGCGAACTCACAGTTAAGAAGGATGTGTTCCACCGTTTTGACATCATTATCGCAAACGAGACATCTCACTGAGTCGAGATCGATGCCACGCTTGTCGAGCTCAACAAGAACGGGTATTCTCTTCATCAATGAACGCCAAATGAAGATTCCGATCTTTTGTGGTAGAAAATTATTCCACATAGTTTCGCTA comes from Rutidosis leptorrhynchoides isolate AG116_Rl617_1_P2 chromosome 4, CSIRO_AGI_Rlap_v1, whole genome shotgun sequence and encodes:
- the LOC139841517 gene encoding uncharacterized protein; its protein translation is MEKDSWMFNLHANGLFSSSALTHLIDEKILPKPSNASETMWNNFLPQKIGIFIWRSLMKRIPVLVELDKRGIDLDSVRCLVCDNDVKTVEHILLNCEFAKDLWESVPLLEPS